Proteins co-encoded in one Malus sylvestris chromosome 7, drMalSylv7.2, whole genome shotgun sequence genomic window:
- the LOC126629780 gene encoding RNA polymerase sigma factor sigA-like isoform X1, whose product MMAIAAVIGLTTGKRLLSSSSSSYYSDVTEKLFHLNDHAFLHCHFSSTKNLVTARKSNSNYTSSRFSSSNRADHSSRALKDQVDAASAPSSTAQQWFHDFNDLEEESSDLEYSVDALLLLQKSMLEKQWNLSFEKKIFTDSTIKTATNKRIPVTCSGVSARHRRMSYRRNAFNLNRCLTQPSTNNSLRPVISPELLQSRLKGYVKGVLSEDLLTHTEVVRLSKKIKIGLSVEEHKSRLKERLGCEPSDEQLATSLRISRAELKSKLIECSLAREKLAMSNVRLVMSIAQKYDNMGAEMADLIQGGLIGLLRGIEKFDSSKGFKISTYVYWWIRQGVSRALVENSKTLRLPTHLHERLGLIRNAKIRLEEKGITPSIDRIAESLNMSKKKVRNATEAISKVFSLDRDAFPSLNGLPGETHHSYIADNRLENIPWNGVDAWALKDEVNKLINMMLGEREREIIRLYYGLDNECLTWEDISKRIGLSRERVRQVGLVALEKLKHAARKTEMEALLVKH is encoded by the exons ATGATGGCCATAGCTGCTGTTATTGGCCTTACTACTGGGAAGAGGCTCTTGagttcctcctcctcctcttatTATTCAGATGTCACAGAAAAGCTCTTTCATCTCAATGACCATGCCTTCTTACATTGCCATTTCTCTTCAACAAAGAATCTTGTCACCGCCAGAAAGTCTAATTCCAACTACACCAGTTCCAGATTTTCATCTTCCAATCGAGCTGACCACTCCAGTAGGGCTCTCAAAGACCAGGTCGACGCTGCCTCTGCTCCTTCCTCAACAGCACAGCAATGGTTTCACGACTTCAATGACTTGGAGGAGGAAAGCTCCGATCTTGAATATTCAGTGGACGCACTTCTTTTGCTACAGAAGTCTATGCTCGAAAAGCAATGGAATCTTTCCTTcgagaaaaaaatatttacgGATTCAACAATAAAAACAGCAACTAACAAGAGGATACCAGTCACTTGTTCTGGGGTATCTGCTCGCCACAGGAGAATGAGTTATAGGAGGAATGCTTTCAACTTAAACCGTTGTTTAACGCAACCTAGCACCAATAACTCTTTGAGACCAGTCATCAGTCCAGAGCTGCTTCAGAGTCGTTTAAAGGGTTATGTGAAGGGTGTTCTTAGTGAGGATTTGCTGACTCACACTGAGGTTGTGCGCCTgtcaaagaaaattaaaattggcctTTCTGTTGAGGAACATAAATCAAG ACTGAAGGAGAGACTGGGATGTGAGCCCTCTGATGAACAGCTTGCGACTTCATTGAGGATTTCCCGTGCTGAATTAAAGTCAAAGTTGATTGAATGTTCTTTGGCAAGAGAGAAGCTGGCAATGAGCAATGTTCGTCTGGTCATGTCCATTGCTCAAAAATATGATAATATGGGCGCTGAAATGGCTGACCTAATCcag GGCGGGTTAATCGGACTATTGCGTGGGATTGAAAAATTTGATTCTTCAAAGGGGTTCAAAATTTCTACTTATGTTTACTGGTGGATACGTCAG GGTGTTTCAAGAGCACTGGTTGAAAATTCCAAAACCTTGAGACTGCCAACACATTTGCACGAGAGGTTAGGTTTAATCAGAAATGCAAAAATTAGACTGGAAGAGAAAGGAATAACTCCATCAATTGAT AGAATCGCAGAAAGTCTGAATATGTCCAAAAAGAAAGTTAGGAATGCTACAGAG GCAATCAGCAAGGTTTTTTCACTTGATAGGGACGCATTCCCCTCTTTGAATGGACTTCCAGGAGAAACTCATCATAGT TACATTGCAGATAATCGCCTTGAGAACATCCCATGGAATGGGGTGGATGCGTGGGCACTCAAG GATGAAGTAAACAAGCTCATAAATATGATGCTTGGGGAACGGGAAAGAGAGATCATACGGCTTTACTATGGTCTGGATAATGAATGCCTTACATGGGAGGACATTAGTAAACG TATAGGATTGTCCAGAGAAAGGGTTAGGCAAGTTGGACTCGTTGCTCTAGAGAAACTGAAACATGCTGCAAGAAAAACCGAGATGGAGGCCTTGCTAGTCAAGCATTAA
- the LOC126629780 gene encoding RNA polymerase sigma factor sigA-like isoform X2, with protein MMAIAAVIGLTTGKRLLSSSSSSYYSDVTEKLFHLNDHAFLHCHFSSTKNLVTARKSNSNYTSSRFSSSNRADHSSRALKDQVDAASAPSSTAQQWFHDFNDLEEESSDLEYSVDALLLLQKSMLEKQWNLSFEKKIFTDSTIKTATNKRIPVTCSGVSARHRRMSYRRNAFNLNRCLTQPSTNNSLRPVISPELLQSRLKGYVKGVLSEDLLTHTEVVRLSKKIKIGLSVEEHKSRLKERLGCEPSDEQLATSLRISRAELKSKLIECSLAREKLAMSNVRLVMSIAQKYDNMGAEMADLIQGGLIGLLRGIEKFDSSKGFKISTYVYWWIRQGVSRALVENSKTLRLPTHLHERLGLIRNAKIRLEEKGITPSIDRIAESLNMSKKKVRNATEAISKVFSLDRDAFPSLNGLPGETHHSYIADNRLENIPWNGVDAWALKDEVNKLINMMLGEREREIIRLYYGLDNECLTWEDISKRIVQRKG; from the exons ATGATGGCCATAGCTGCTGTTATTGGCCTTACTACTGGGAAGAGGCTCTTGagttcctcctcctcctcttatTATTCAGATGTCACAGAAAAGCTCTTTCATCTCAATGACCATGCCTTCTTACATTGCCATTTCTCTTCAACAAAGAATCTTGTCACCGCCAGAAAGTCTAATTCCAACTACACCAGTTCCAGATTTTCATCTTCCAATCGAGCTGACCACTCCAGTAGGGCTCTCAAAGACCAGGTCGACGCTGCCTCTGCTCCTTCCTCAACAGCACAGCAATGGTTTCACGACTTCAATGACTTGGAGGAGGAAAGCTCCGATCTTGAATATTCAGTGGACGCACTTCTTTTGCTACAGAAGTCTATGCTCGAAAAGCAATGGAATCTTTCCTTcgagaaaaaaatatttacgGATTCAACAATAAAAACAGCAACTAACAAGAGGATACCAGTCACTTGTTCTGGGGTATCTGCTCGCCACAGGAGAATGAGTTATAGGAGGAATGCTTTCAACTTAAACCGTTGTTTAACGCAACCTAGCACCAATAACTCTTTGAGACCAGTCATCAGTCCAGAGCTGCTTCAGAGTCGTTTAAAGGGTTATGTGAAGGGTGTTCTTAGTGAGGATTTGCTGACTCACACTGAGGTTGTGCGCCTgtcaaagaaaattaaaattggcctTTCTGTTGAGGAACATAAATCAAG ACTGAAGGAGAGACTGGGATGTGAGCCCTCTGATGAACAGCTTGCGACTTCATTGAGGATTTCCCGTGCTGAATTAAAGTCAAAGTTGATTGAATGTTCTTTGGCAAGAGAGAAGCTGGCAATGAGCAATGTTCGTCTGGTCATGTCCATTGCTCAAAAATATGATAATATGGGCGCTGAAATGGCTGACCTAATCcag GGCGGGTTAATCGGACTATTGCGTGGGATTGAAAAATTTGATTCTTCAAAGGGGTTCAAAATTTCTACTTATGTTTACTGGTGGATACGTCAG GGTGTTTCAAGAGCACTGGTTGAAAATTCCAAAACCTTGAGACTGCCAACACATTTGCACGAGAGGTTAGGTTTAATCAGAAATGCAAAAATTAGACTGGAAGAGAAAGGAATAACTCCATCAATTGAT AGAATCGCAGAAAGTCTGAATATGTCCAAAAAGAAAGTTAGGAATGCTACAGAG GCAATCAGCAAGGTTTTTTCACTTGATAGGGACGCATTCCCCTCTTTGAATGGACTTCCAGGAGAAACTCATCATAGT TACATTGCAGATAATCGCCTTGAGAACATCCCATGGAATGGGGTGGATGCGTGGGCACTCAAG GATGAAGTAAACAAGCTCATAAATATGATGCTTGGGGAACGGGAAAGAGAGATCATACGGCTTTACTATGGTCTGGATAATGAATGCCTTACATGGGAGGACATTAGTAAACG GATTGTCCAGAGAAAGGGTTAG